In one window of Macaca thibetana thibetana isolate TM-01 chromosome 5, ASM2454274v1, whole genome shotgun sequence DNA:
- the TLR2 gene encoding toll-like receptor 2, which yields MPHTLWMVWVLGVIISLSKEESSNQASLSCDHNGICKGSSGSLNSIPSVLTEAVKCLDLSNNRITYISNSDLQRYVNLQALVLTSNGINTIEEDSFSSLGRLEHLDLSYNYLSNLSSSWFKPLSSLKFLNLLGNPYKTLGETSLFSHLTKLRILRVGNMDTFTKIQRKDFAGLTFLEELEIDASDLQSYEPKSLKSIQNVSHLILHMKQHILLLEIFVDLTSSVECLELRDTDLNTFHFSELSTGETNSLIKKFTFRNVKITDESLFQVMKLLSQISGLLELEFDDCTLNGVGDFRGSDNDRVIDPGKVETLTIRRLHIPQFYSFYDLSTLYPLTERVKRITVENSKVFLVPCLLSRHLKSLEYLDLSENLMVEEYLKNSACEDAWPSLQTLILRQNHLASLGKTGETLLTLKNLTNLDISKNTFHYMPETCQWPEKMKYLNLSSTRIHSVTGCIPKTLEILDISNNNLNIFSLNLPQLKELYISRNKLMTLPDASLLPMLLVLKISRNTITTFSKEQLDSFHTLKTLEAGGNNFICSCEFLSFTQEQQALAKVLVDWPANYLCDSPSHVRGQRVQDVRLSVSECHRAALVSGMCCALFLLILLMGVLCHCFHGLWYMKMMWAWLQAKRKPRKAPNRDICYDAFVSYSERDAYWVENLMVQELENFNPPFKLCLHKRDFIPGKWIIDNIIDSIEKSHKTVFVLSENFVKSEWCKYELDFSHFRLFDENNDAAILVLLEPIEKKAIPQRFCKLRKIMNTKTYLEWPMDEARQEGFWVNLRAAIKS from the coding sequence ATGCCACATACTTTGTGGATGGTGTGGGTCTTGGGAGTCATCATCAGCCTCTCCAAGGAAGAATCCTCCAATCAGGCTTCTCTGTCTTGTGACCACAATGGTATTTGCAAGGGCAGCTCAGGATCTTTAAACTCCATTCCCTCAGTGCTCACAGAAGCTGTAAAATGCCTTGACCTGTCCAACAACAGGATCACCTACATTAGCAACAGTGACCTACAGAGGTATGTGAACCTCCAAGCTCTGGTGCTGACATCCAATGGAATTAACACAATAGAGGaagattctttttcttccctgggCAGACTTGAACATTTAGACTTATCCTATAATTACTTATCTAATTTATCGTCCTCCTGGTTCAAGcccctttcttctttaaaattcttaaacTTACTGGGAAATCCTTACAAAACCCTCGGGGAAACATCTCTTTTTTCTCATCTCACAAAATTGCGAATCCTGAGAGTAGGAAATATGGACACCTTCACTAAGATTCAAAGAAAAGATTTTGCTGGACTTACCTTCCTTGAGGAACTTGAGATTGATGCTTCAGATCTACAGAGCTATGAGCCAAAAAGTTTGAAGTCAATTCAGAATGTAAGTCATCTGATCCTTCATATGAAGCAGCATATTTTACTGCTGGAGATTTTTGTAGATCTTACAAGTTCCGTGGAATGTTTGGAACTGCGAGATACTGATTTGAacactttccatttttcagaaCTATCCACTGGTGAAACAAATTCATTGattaaaaagtttacatttagaaatgtgaaaatCACCGATGAAAGTTTGTTTCAAGTCATGAAACTTTTGAGTCAGATTTCTGGATTGTTAGAATTAGAGTTTGATGACTGTACCCTTAATGGAGTTGGTGATTTTAGAGGATCTGATAATGACAGAGTTATAGATCCAGGTAAAGTGGAAACATTAACAATCCGGAGGCTGCATATTCCACAGTTTTACTCATTTTATGATCTGAGCACTTTATATCCACTCACAGAAAGAGTTAAAAGAATCACAGTAGAAAACAGTAAagtttttctggttccttgtTTACTTTCACGACATTTAAAATCATTAGAATACTTGGATCTAAGTGAAAATTTGATGGTTGAAGAATACTTGAAAAATTCAGCCTGTGAGGATGCCTGGCCCTCTCTACAAACTTTAATTCTAAGGCAAAATCACTTGGCATCATTGGGAAAAACCGGAGAGACTTTGCTTACTCTGAAAAACTTGACTAACCTTGATATCAGTAAGAATACTTTTCATTATATGCCTGAAACTTGTCAATGGCcagaaaagatgaaatatttgaaCTTATCCAGCACACGAATACACAGTGTAACAGGCTGCATTCCCAAGACACTGGAAATTTTAGATATTAGCAACAACAatctcaatatattttctttgaatttgccGCAACTCAAAGAACtttatatttccagaaataaGTTGATGACTCTACCAGATGCCTCCCTCTTACCCATGTTACTAGTGTTGAAAATCAGTAGGAATACAATAACGACATTTTCTAAGGAGCAACTTGACTCTTTTCACACATTGAAGACTTTGGAAGCTGGTGGCAATAACTTCATTTGCTCCTGTGAATTCCTGTCCTTCACTCAGGAGCAGCAAGCACTGGCCAAAGTCCTGGTTGATTGGCCAGCAAATTACCTGTGTGACTCTCCATCCCATGTGCGTGGCCAGCGGGTTCAGGATGTCCGCCTCTCAGTGTCGGAATGTCACAGGGCAGCACTGGTGTCTGGCATGTGCTGTGCTCTGTTCCTGCTGATCCTGCTCATGGGGGTCCTGTGCCACTGTTTCCACGGCCTGTGGTACATGAAAATGATGTGGGCCTGGCTCCAGGCCAAAAGGAAGCCCAGGAAAGCTCCCAACAGGGACATCTGCTATGATGCGTTTGTTTCTTACAGTGAGCGGGATGCCTACTGGGTGGAGAACCTTATGGTCCAGGAGCTGGAGAACTTCAATCCCCCCTTCAAGTTGTGTCTTCATAAGCGGGACTTCATTCCTGGCAAGTGGATCATTGACAATATCATTGACTCCATTGAAAAGAGCCACAAAACTGTCTTTGTGCTTTCTGAAAACTTTGTGAAGAGTGAGTGGTGCAAGTATGAACTGGACTTCTCCCATTTCCGTCTTTTTGATGAGAACAATGATGCTGCCATTCTTGTTCTTCTGGAGCCCATTGAGAAAAAAGCCATTCCCCAGCGCTTCTGCAAGCTGCGGAAGATAATGAACACCAAGACCTACCTGGAGTGGCCCATGGATGAGGCTCGGCAGGAAGGGTTTTGGGTAAATCTGAGAGCTGCGATAAAGTCTTAG